Proteins encoded together in one Anopheles stephensi strain Indian unplaced genomic scaffold, UCI_ANSTEP_V1.0 ucontig3, whole genome shotgun sequence window:
- the LOC118516465 gene encoding RNA-binding protein Musashi homolog Rbp6-like isoform X1 — MVECKKAQPKEVMLPANLAKTRTAGRGTYGFPAAAYAAYAAGRGFSGYPSFGLPYPTVDITNGQLTPNNNTPLLTQALSVMNNYQAAAAAAAQGFGPPASPHTTTTRTAAGFPNANSPGPTIDMYSSSAADSVGYVQATSPQPSGFPAIAVSRAPLNYSPGQLIPAAFTNGYH, encoded by the exons ATG GTCGAATGTAAAAAAGCACAGCCCAAAGAAGTGATGCTTCCAGCGAATCTGGCCAAAACGCGCACCGCCGGGCGTGGGACATACG GTTTCCCCGCTGCCGCATACGCTGCGTACGCAGCCGGTCGTGGCTTTTCCGGCTACCCGAGCTTTGGACTACCGTACCCAACAG TTGACATCACCAATGGGCAATTgacaccaaacaacaacacaccgtTACTGACGCAGGCTCTTTCGG TGATGAACAACTACCAGGCCGCCGCAGCAGCTGCCGCACAAGGCTTTGGCCCGCCAGCATcgccacacaccaccaccacccggacCGCAGCCGGCTTCCCGAACGCCAACTCGCCCGGACCGACGATCGACATGTACAGCTCGAGCGCGGCGGACAGCGTCGGTTACGTTCAAGCCACCAGCCCGCAGCCATCCGGATTCCCAGCGATCGCCGTCAGCCGTGCCCCGCTAAATTACAGCCCG GGCCAACTAATTCCAGCGGCATTCACCAATGGCTACCATTGA
- the LOC118516465 gene encoding RNA-binding protein Musashi homolog Rbp6-like isoform X2, with the protein MVECKKAQPKEVMLPANLAKTRTAGRGTYDFMWSLGTLPDGFPAAAYAAYAAGRGFSGYPSFGLPYPTVMNNYQAAAAAAAQGFGPPASPHTTTTRTAAGFPNANSPGPTIDMYSSSAADSVGYVQATSPQPSGFPAIAVSRAPLNYSPGQLIPAAFTNGYH; encoded by the exons ATG GTCGAATGTAAAAAAGCACAGCCCAAAGAAGTGATGCTTCCAGCGAATCTGGCCAAAACGCGCACCGCCGGGCGTGGGACATACG ATTTTATGTGGTCGCTGGGGACATTACCTGATg GTTTCCCCGCTGCCGCATACGCTGCGTACGCAGCCGGTCGTGGCTTTTCCGGCTACCCGAGCTTTGGACTACCGTACCCAACAG TGATGAACAACTACCAGGCCGCCGCAGCAGCTGCCGCACAAGGCTTTGGCCCGCCAGCATcgccacacaccaccaccacccggacCGCAGCCGGCTTCCCGAACGCCAACTCGCCCGGACCGACGATCGACATGTACAGCTCGAGCGCGGCGGACAGCGTCGGTTACGTTCAAGCCACCAGCCCGCAGCCATCCGGATTCCCAGCGATCGCCGTCAGCCGTGCCCCGCTAAATTACAGCCCG GGCCAACTAATTCCAGCGGCATTCACCAATGGCTACCATTGA
- the LOC118516465 gene encoding RNA-binding protein Musashi homolog Rbp6-like isoform X3, whose amino-acid sequence MVECKKAQPKEVMLPANLAKTRTAGRGTYGFPAAAYAAYAAGRGFSGYPSFGLPYPTVMNNYQAAAAAAAQGFGPPASPHTTTTRTAAGFPNANSPGPTIDMYSSSAADSVGYVQATSPQPSGFPAIAVSRAPLNYSPGQLIPAAFTNGYH is encoded by the exons ATG GTCGAATGTAAAAAAGCACAGCCCAAAGAAGTGATGCTTCCAGCGAATCTGGCCAAAACGCGCACCGCCGGGCGTGGGACATACG GTTTCCCCGCTGCCGCATACGCTGCGTACGCAGCCGGTCGTGGCTTTTCCGGCTACCCGAGCTTTGGACTACCGTACCCAACAG TGATGAACAACTACCAGGCCGCCGCAGCAGCTGCCGCACAAGGCTTTGGCCCGCCAGCATcgccacacaccaccaccacccggacCGCAGCCGGCTTCCCGAACGCCAACTCGCCCGGACCGACGATCGACATGTACAGCTCGAGCGCGGCGGACAGCGTCGGTTACGTTCAAGCCACCAGCCCGCAGCCATCCGGATTCCCAGCGATCGCCGTCAGCCGTGCCCCGCTAAATTACAGCCCG GGCCAACTAATTCCAGCGGCATTCACCAATGGCTACCATTGA